The DNA window AAAAACGGATCCAACTTCTATTTTAATCCATGCGCCTTTCGAACGCGTACAGGAAATTCATGATCACTTATCTTCTGTTCACGCCGAAGTTATTGACCATCGCCGCTGGGGTGCTCCTTGGCATGTCATTGAAATTGTAAAAAGTGGCATGAGCAAAGCTGTTGGGTTAGACCGCGTTTCAAAATCTCTTGGCATTAGCAGAGAAAATATTATCGCTTTTGGCGATGAAGATAACGATTTAGAAATGATTGATTTTGCAGGAGTCGGCGTCGCTATGGGGAATGCTATCTCGCCTCTTAAAAATATTGCCAACGAAATCACGTTAAACAATAATGAAGATGGCATTGCTGAATTATTAATCGACCGGTTAAAGCTGTAACTAATAAAAGGAGGATTTGTTATGAGGTTATTTGCTGATAGCGCATCTGATTTACCAAAAGATTTTTTTGAAAAAGAAGATGTAGTTTTATTTCCATTGCGCGTACATATCGGTGATCAAGATTATGAAGATATCCGCGGTATTCAATCTATTAAAGTATTTGATGCAATTCGATCTGGCAATCAACCAAAAACTTCACAAGTATCCCCAGAAGAAATGCTAAAAGCTTTTGAAAAGCTAGCTATTGCTGATGAAGAAGGTTTTTATATTGCATTTTCTTCTGAGCTTTCTGGTACTTATAGCACTGCCGTGATGCTAGCAGATCAAGTACGCGAAGATTATCCGAATTTGAAATTGACTATACTTGATTCTAAAGCCGCTTCACTTGGATATGGCTTGTTAGTCAAAGAAGCTGTAAAACTTCGCTCTGATGGTCATTCTATAGAAACAATTCTTAACAAAGTTCGATTTATGGCTGATCACTTAGAAAGCCTCTTTACTGTAGAGGACTTGGATTATATGGCCAAAGGTGGACGAATCTCAAAAGGTAGCGCATTTGTTGGTGGATTATTAAACATTAAACCTCTCCTACATGTAGAAGAGGGGAAATTAGTGCCGATCGAAAAACTACGAGGACGCAAAAAAATTATTAAACGTATGATTGAATTGATGAAAGAACGCGGAAGTCAATTTGATCAGCAAACAATCGCCATTAGCCATGGCGATGACGAAGAATTTGCTGCTGTTTTAAAGCAAGAAATCGAACAAAATTTTCACCCTAAAGAAGTTGAAGTTCATATGATTGGTTCTGTTATTGCTGCCCATACTGGACCCGGTACATTAGCTTTATTTTTCTTAAATAAGATTGAATAGGAGCTGATTAGACTGTGAAAAAAATAGTCATTGTAGGTGCTGTCGGCGGAGGTGCAACAGCTGCTGGTCAACTACGTTTTTATAATTCAGATGTCCAGATTGTTGTTTTTGATAAAGATTCAACGATGTCTTATGCAGCATGCGGGACGCCGTATGTCATTGGTGATGTCATCGAAGACGAGCAATCAATTGTTTTAACAAATCCAGAAAAATTCAAGAAAAAGCGCGATATTGATGTAAAGTTAGGACATGAAGTAAAAAACATCGATAGAGCTGCTAAAAAAATTCTTGTGCAAAACTTGGCTACGGGAGAACAATTTGAAGAGTCTTACGATGTGTTAATCTTGGCACCAGGTGGCTCTGCTATCGTGCCTAAAATCGAAGGACTCGATACTTCTAAAGTATTCACTTTACGCAACTTTGAGGACATGCAACGGATTGATCGTTTTATTAAAACCGAAAAACCAAAAAGTTGTGTGGTTTCAGGTGGTGGATTTATCGGTCTCGAAATGGCAGAAAATCTAAAAAACCTTGGATTAGACGTATCACTCGTGCATCGCTCGCCTACTATTATGTCAATATTAGATACGGATATTTCGCTACTAATAGAAAAAGAATTGGCAGTACAAGGCGTTAAACTTCTTACAGGAACAGAGATAATAAAAACTGAAAGCAAAACCATTAAACTATCCAATGGTATCGATTTGCAAGCTGACTTTATTATTATGAGTGTTGGTTTGAGATCCAATACTGGACTTGCTGTAAACGCTGGGTTGAAAATTGGTGAAACCGGTGGTATTCAAACCAACGAATACATGCAAACAAATGACCCATTCATTTATGCAATCGGAGATGCTTCTGAAAACTTTGATATGGTTACAGGAGATCCAAAAAGAGTACCGCTCGCTTCTCCTGCTCATCGACAAGCATTTATCGCTGCACGACATATTTTGGGAGACAATATCGAGAAGAAAGGTTTACTTGGGACATCTGTATTAAAGATTTTTTCACTAACTGCTGCGATGACAGGGTTAAATGAAAATACCATCAAAGACAAAAAACTAGAATCTGCTACTGTGACCCATAACGGGATTTCAAATGCAGGGTATTACCCTGATCATTCTAAAATCACGTTAAAAGTCCATTACGATCCACAGACAAGAAAGATTTTAGGAGCGCAATGCATCGGTGGAAAAGGCGTTGATAAACGAATTGATGTTATCGTTACTGCTATTTACGCCGGGTTAACCATTGATGATCTGCAAGCGTTAGAGCTTTGCTACGCGCCTCCTTACTCATCGCCAAAAGATCCTATTAATATGGTTGGCTACAAAGCCATTAATGACAACTAAAAATAAAAAAAAGGAAGAAAAGCAAATCGCTTTTCTTCCTTTTTTTCCTGCTTTATTTCAGTTTAGTTGTTTGTTGTTTTGCGGCATCTGCTTTGCGCTGTTTGCCTTTGCGCCATACAACCCATAGGAATAACATAAATACGACATACATAATCGCTAATGTTGCGATATAAGCAGCGTTAAGTTTTGTTTCTTTTGTAACATGGAAAACTTCTGCAATTTCTCGATCTTGCGTGACACGGTACTCCCCGCCATCTTCTTGACGGACAATATCACTTTCAAACAAACCTCGTAATTGCTGCTTTTCACCAATCACATCAGCTGACAAATTAAGGGTCTTCGTTGAAGAAGAATTGTTAATCGCAATAACCCACGTTTCTTCTTCATTTGAACGCTTATAAACAAGCCAACCATCTTCATCGTGCAAAACTTCTACTTTACCTGTACGTAATGCTTCTGATGAATTACGCAATGATGTCAAATTAGTAATATGATCAACCAATTCTTTATCTACTGCCAAATCCAAGATTTGATGCGATTCAGATGGCGTTACGCCATTCATAGCCGATTCTGATCCGTATTGAATAACTGGAATTCCGGGCATTGTTAGTAATTGCGTTAACAATAACTTCCACCGTGTTGGTGGAAACCCATTTACGTCTACAATATCCGATGTAAATCTTGAACCGAGCAAGGAATCTACTTGGATCAGCTGACTTTCACTTTGTTTCATAATTGTCTTAATACCCGTCAAATCTTGGTCGAAATTCTTATAAGCCGCTCGCAATGTCTCTTCGACACCAGGCATAACAACCGCATCAAATCCAGCAGTTTCTTCCATTTCACGATCACTTAAAATATAACTTGGTCGAACGTCCTTTATTGCTTTAGAGAAATCACGAACAAACACTGGATCTACTTTATCCGCATTTTGCAGTCGGAAACCATCGACTTGATAGGTTTTATTGAATTCCACAAATGTTGTAACTAACGCTTTTTGCACTTCTGAGTTTGCAGTATCTAAAGCCAAACTGCCATCGTCATTTTCTGTAAACCACTGTGGATTCTCAACTGCCCAAACATGGTTAGCACTTACTTGTTGAGTCGGAATATCCACAATCACTTTCATTTTGAGTTCATGAATTTCTTCTACCAAAGTTTGAAATTCTTCTTTTGTACCAAAATGACGTTCAAACTCCGTATAGTCCAATACTTTCTTTCCATCGTAAGTTTCTGTTGAAAATACAGATCCTATTGAAAGAGCCGTAAAGCCCATGTCTTTCACAAATAATAGTTCACTTGCCATTCCATCAAAATCGCCCCCGTTAAAAGTTGTAGGGTCTAATGCATTTACTTCATAATCATTATTGATTTTTTTGTTGAAATAACGATCGACTAGTACATCGTAAATAAGTTCGTCTTCCAATTCATTCTCTTTTTCAGCGTATGCTGGTTGGACAGCTGCTAAAAGTAGTACAGTCGTAATGATGCTAGAAATCCACTTAGCTTTCAATCTGATATCCTCCTTCAATGAGGTCGTCATTGCGTTCTACCCGGTTAATTTTATCAAACTCCAGCTTTTACTGCCATGTAAAGTTAAGGTTTTACCAGCAACTTATTTGAGTTTCGTCTAAACTGTGAAAGTTTACAAAGAAAAAGACAGGTGCATGGTGCACCTGTCTACTTGCTTAAAAGAAATCCATACCTACCGGTAACATAAATCCGATAAACATTGTTGCAAATAAGAATACTGCAAACAAAGCCCAGAACATCGTAACCGATTTTTGTTTTTTCGAACGAACCAATACCATTTCCATCATACCAATTGTTAATACACCCAATAGGAACTTGATGCCGTAAAGCATTGGATTTGAAGAAGACCATTCGATAAACAATGTTAATCCCGTAATAATGATTAAGACGTAGAACAATCTTAATACCATATGCATAATCTTGCGTCCTTTGCTATCACGCTGCATAAATGCTGCAACTAAGAACAAAATGACGGCAACAACCCATGTCGTAATGTGTAAATGTGTTGTGTCTGTTAAAATACCCAAAATCTCACCTCTTCTAATAATATCCTCTCTAGTTTATCACAACTAGGACAAAGACGAGGGCTATAAACCTATGACAAATGTGTGACGAGTGTACCAATAGATTCAATCGATACTTTAACGGTATCGCCTGCTTTTAAGAACTTCGGTGGAGTAAAGCCTTTGCCCACTCCAGCAGGTGTTCCTGTAAGCAAAATATCGCCAGGCTCTAATGCCACATATTTTGATACTTCTGCAATCAGTTCATCAACACGACGAATCATATTTTCAGTATTGCCATTTTGACGAATTTCATCATTTACTTTTGTTACGATTGATAAATTTTGTGATTGTGGAATTTCATCTTTTGTAACGATGTATGGTCCTACTGGACACGAGCCAGCTAAACTTTTTCCTAAGAAATATTGCTGATGTTTTTCCTGCAAATCACGAGCAGTCAAATCGTTGGCAATTGTGTAACCAAAAACGTAATCATAAGCCATTTGTTTCGGAATTTTATGACCTGCTTTACCAATAACTACAGCTAATTCACCTTCGTAGTCATATGAATCCGTTACATCGCTATGAACAGAGACAGTTTCACCATCTGCTGAGATACTAGTAGATGCCTTCGTGAAAACTACCAAATCAGTAGGTGCTTCTCCACCCATTTCTTTTGCATGGTCTGCGTAATTTTTGCCAATAGCAATAATATTTTTGGGTGTCTTTGAAATGGGAGCTAACCATTCAATATCTGCATATGAGTGTTTGAATTCTTCAGAGCGGTCAGATTGGACAGCGGCTTCCGTCAATTTACGAATTTGTTCAACAAACTCCATTCCTTGTGGAATTCCTTCTATCAATTGTGTTGGAAACGCAGGCAAGACTTCTAATTGCTGTTGAATCGCAACTACATCCCATACAGCATCTTCCTTTTTAACTTTTGGTCCGAATCCTTCTTTTCCTTCGTAGCGAAATGATAACAGCTTCATTCGTCAAACACTCCTTTTCTGTGGTTGAATTCATTATACACATTCAGCGTTTTGAATTGTTAGTTTTTTCGAAATTATTTCCGTAAGTCCATTTTCTCCAAAGAATTTCGAGTGGTCCACGTGAAAATTTTTCAAACCAAAGTTCTGCAAAAATTAGTTGAACAACAAAAATTCCGAAGGCAATCAATGTTCCAGTTAACAAATCTACTTTTCCATACAATCCCAATCCGTACGAATAGAATATTAATGTTGCCAAAATCGATTGTGTGATATAAGTCGTAAATGACATGCGTCCTACTTTAGCTATTGGAGAAAGTATTTTTTCCAAGCTTTGTTTCTGAGCCATTAATGCGATCAACGCAGCGTATCCAACAGCTACAAGAGGACCTCCAAATATATCTTGTAAATAAACAAAAGCGTAATTTGATTCAAATAAAAATGGCGTACTTTTTAAAGCTAATCCAATCAATAGCGGAACAATCGCTAAAAATAACCATAGTTTACGCTTTTCTTGTGTTTGTTCAATCAAACGCCATTTTGCTGCAGCTGCTCCAAACATAAGAAAAGGGAGAATAGTGAAAATCAGAAACACATAGCCAATCAAATTATTGCTATAAGACCAGTCGGCCAATCGCTGACTGAAAATCTCTGCAAAACTTCCCGATTGATAGGATTGAATCGAACTTTCAATTTCCATATAACCTACATAAGTATTCGGATCTGCTGCTGCCGCCATAAACATAATAGCGAGCATTAAAAGATGTGGCACTGTGTAAATAACTGCACCAAGGCTCATCAACCAACTAGAAGGCAGTCGAATCAAACCAATTAATAAAAAGCCCATTATCGCGTAGGTGATTAAGATATCACCATACCAGATAAGAAAGGCATGAATAACGCCGAATAATAACAGTACCGCTAGACGTTTGACTGCAAGTGGCATAAAAGGACGTCCGATAGCTTCTGCGCGCATATATTGCATAGCTAAGCCATAGCCAAACAACATTGCAAACAATGGATAAAAACTAGCTTGGATGAATATATCGATGATCAAATATACTCCTTCATTAACACTTCCATTAAACCATTTATATGGATCAATATATGAAAGTGGTGAATGGAATGCCAACATATTAATAAGTAAAATACCTAAAAGCGAAAATCCT is part of the Planococcus sp. PAMC 21323 genome and encodes:
- a CDS encoding DegV family protein, which encodes MRLFADSASDLPKDFFEKEDVVLFPLRVHIGDQDYEDIRGIQSIKVFDAIRSGNQPKTSQVSPEEMLKAFEKLAIADEEGFYIAFSSELSGTYSTAVMLADQVREDYPNLKLTILDSKAASLGYGLLVKEAVKLRSDGHSIETILNKVRFMADHLESLFTVEDLDYMAKGGRISKGSAFVGGLLNIKPLLHVEEGKLVPIEKLRGRKKIIKRMIELMKERGSQFDQQTIAISHGDDEEFAAVLKQEIEQNFHPKEVEVHMIGSVIAAHTGPGTLALFFLNKIE
- a CDS encoding CoA-disulfide reductase — translated: MKKIVIVGAVGGGATAAGQLRFYNSDVQIVVFDKDSTMSYAACGTPYVIGDVIEDEQSIVLTNPEKFKKKRDIDVKLGHEVKNIDRAAKKILVQNLATGEQFEESYDVLILAPGGSAIVPKIEGLDTSKVFTLRNFEDMQRIDRFIKTEKPKSCVVSGGGFIGLEMAENLKNLGLDVSLVHRSPTIMSILDTDISLLIEKELAVQGVKLLTGTEIIKTESKTIKLSNGIDLQADFIIMSVGLRSNTGLAVNAGLKIGETGGIQTNEYMQTNDPFIYAIGDASENFDMVTGDPKRVPLASPAHRQAFIAARHILGDNIEKKGLLGTSVLKIFSLTAAMTGLNENTIKDKKLESATVTHNGISNAGYYPDHSKITLKVHYDPQTRKILGAQCIGGKGVDKRIDVIVTAIYAGLTIDDLQALELCYAPPYSSPKDPINMVGYKAINDN
- a CDS encoding alpha-amylase family glycosyl hydrolase is translated as MKAKWISSIITTVLLLAAVQPAYAEKENELEDELIYDVLVDRYFNKKINNDYEVNALDPTTFNGGDFDGMASELLFVKDMGFTALSIGSVFSTETYDGKKVLDYTEFERHFGTKEEFQTLVEEIHELKMKVIVDIPTQQVSANHVWAVENPQWFTENDDGSLALDTANSEVQKALVTTFVEFNKTYQVDGFRLQNADKVDPVFVRDFSKAIKDVRPSYILSDREMEETAGFDAVVMPGVEETLRAAYKNFDQDLTGIKTIMKQSESQLIQVDSLLGSRFTSDIVDVNGFPPTRWKLLLTQLLTMPGIPVIQYGSESAMNGVTPSESHQILDLAVDKELVDHITNLTSLRNSSEALRTGKVEVLHDEDGWLVYKRSNEEETWVIAINNSSSTKTLNLSADVIGEKQQLRGLFESDIVRQEDGGEYRVTQDREIAEVFHVTKETKLNAAYIATLAIMYVVFMLFLWVVWRKGKQRKADAAKQQTTKLK
- a CDS encoding YisL family protein; the encoded protein is MGILTDTTHLHITTWVVAVILFLVAAFMQRDSKGRKIMHMVLRLFYVLIIITGLTLFIEWSSSNPMLYGIKFLLGVLTIGMMEMVLVRSKKQKSVTMFWALFAVFLFATMFIGFMLPVGMDFF
- a CDS encoding fumarylacetoacetate hydrolase family protein, which gives rise to MKLLSFRYEGKEGFGPKVKKEDAVWDVVAIQQQLEVLPAFPTQLIEGIPQGMEFVEQIRKLTEAAVQSDRSEEFKHSYADIEWLAPISKTPKNIIAIGKNYADHAKEMGGEAPTDLVVFTKASTSISADGETVSVHSDVTDSYDYEGELAVVIGKAGHKIPKQMAYDYVFGYTIANDLTARDLQEKHQQYFLGKSLAGSCPVGPYIVTKDEIPQSQNLSIVTKVNDEIRQNGNTENMIRRVDELIAEVSKYVALEPGDILLTGTPAGVGKGFTPPKFLKAGDTVKVSIESIGTLVTHLS
- a CDS encoding DUF418 domain-containing protein; translated protein: MNLQPVLPNERIKAIDLMRGFSLLGILLINMLAFHSPLSYIDPYKWFNGSVNEGVYLIIDIFIQASFYPLFAMLFGYGLAMQYMRAEAIGRPFMPLAVKRLAVLLLFGVIHAFLIWYGDILITYAIMGFLLIGLIRLPSSWLMSLGAVIYTVPHLLMLAIMFMAAAADPNTYVGYMEIESSIQSYQSGSFAEIFSQRLADWSYSNNLIGYVFLIFTILPFLMFGAAAAKWRLIEQTQEKRKLWLFLAIVPLLIGLALKSTPFLFESNYAFVYLQDIFGGPLVAVGYAALIALMAQKQSLEKILSPIAKVGRMSFTTYITQSILATLIFYSYGLGLYGKVDLLTGTLIAFGIFVVQLIFAELWFEKFSRGPLEILWRKWTYGNNFEKTNNSKR